Proteins encoded in a region of the Orcinus orca chromosome X, mOrcOrc1.1, whole genome shotgun sequence genome:
- the KDM5C gene encoding lysine-specific demethylase 5C isoform X9: protein MEPGSDDFLPPPECPVFEPSWAEFRDPLGYIAKIRPIAEKSGICKIRPPADWQPPFAVEVDNFRFTPRIQRLNELEAQTRVKLNYLDQIAKFWEIQGSSLKIPNVERRILDLYSLSKIVVEEGGYEAICKDRRWARVAQRLNYPPGKNIGSLLRSHYERIVYPYEMYQSGANLVQCNTRPFDNEEKDKEYKPHSIPLRQSVQPSKFNSYGRRAKRLQPDPEPTEEDIEKNPELKKLQIYGAGPKMMGLGLMAKDKTLRKKDKEGPECPPTIVVKEESGGDVKVESPSPKTFLESKEELSHSPEPCTKMTMRLRRNHSNAQFIESYVCRMCSRGDEDDKLLLCDGCDDNYHIFCLLPPLPEIPKGVWRCPKCVMAECKRPPEAFGFEQATREYTLQSFGEMADSFKADYFNMPVHMVPTELVEKEFWRLVNSIEEDVTVEYGADIHSKEFGSGFPVSDSKRHLTPEEEEYATSGWNLNVMPVLEQSVLCHINADISGMKVPWLYVGMVFSAFCWHIEDHWSYSINYLHWGEPKTWYGVPSLAAEHLEEVMKKLTPELFDSQPDLLHQLVTLMNPNTLMSHGVPVVRTNQCAGEFVITFPRAYHSGFNQGYNFAEAVNFCTADWLPAGRQCIEHYRRLRRYCVFSHEELICKMAACPEKLDLNLAAAVHKEMFIMVQEERRLRKALLEKGITEAEREAFELLPDDERQCIKCKTTCFLSALACYDCPDGLVCLSHINDLCKCSSSRQYLRYRYTLDELPAMLHKLKVRAESFDTWANKVRVALEVEDGRKRSLEELRALESEARERRFPNSELLQRLKNCLSEAEACVSRALGLVSGQEAGPYRVAGLQMTLAELRAFLDQMNNLPCAMHQIGDVKGILEQVEAYQVEAREALASLPSSPGLLQSLLERGRQLGVEVPEAQQLQRQVEQARWLDEMKRTLAPSARRGTLAVMRGLLVAGASVAPSPAVDKARAELQELLTIAERWEEKAHLCLEARQKHPPATLEAIIHEAENIPVHLPNIQALKEALAKARAWIADVDEIQNGDHYPCLDDLEGLVAVGRDLPVGLEELRQLELQVLTAHSWREKASKTFLKKNSCYTLLEVLCPCADAGSDSTKRSRWMEKELGLYKSDTELLGLSAQDLRDPGSVIVAFKEGEQKEKEGILQLRRTNSAKPSPLASSTTASSATSICVCGQVPAGVGALQCDLCQDWFHGRCVSVPRLLSSPRPSPTSSPLLAWWEWDTKFLCPLCMRSRRPRLETILALLVALQRLPVRLPEGEALQCLTERAISWQGRARQALASEDVTAVLGRLAELRQRLQAEPRPEEPPTYPSAPASDPVREGSGKDMPKGLLENGDSMTSPEKVAPGEGSDLELLSSLLPQLTGPVLELPEATRAPLEELMLEGDLLEVTLDENHSIWQLLQAGQPPNLERIRTLLELEKAERHGSRARGRALERRRRRKVDRGGEGDDPAREELEPKRVRSSGPEAEEAQEEEELEEETGGEGPPLPTTDSPGTQENQNGLEPALGASSGSSAPFSTLTPRLHVPCPQQPPQQQL, encoded by the exons GACTGGCAGCCACCCTTTGCTGTAGAAGTGGACAACTTCAGGTTTACTCCCCGAATCCAGAGGCTGAATGAACTAGAG GCCCAGACGAGAGTGAAACTGAACTACTTGGATCAGATTGCCAAATTCTGGGAAATCCAGGGCTCCTCCTTAAAGATTCCCAATGTAGAACGGCGGATCTTGGACCTCTACAGCCTCAGCAAA ATCGTGGTGGAGGAAGGTGGCTATGAAGCCATCTGCAAGGACCGTCGATGGGCTCGGGTGGCCCAACGCCTCAACTACCCACCAGGCAAAAACATTGGCTCCCTGCTACGCTCCCACTATGAACGCATCGTTTACCCCTATGAGATGTACCAGTCTGGAGCCAACCTGGTG cAGTGCAACACACGTCCATTTGATAATGAGGAGAAGGACAAGGAATACAAACCCCACAGTATCCCCCTTCGACAGTCTGTGCAGCCCTCCAAGTTCAACAGCTATGGCCGGCGAGCCAAGAGACTACAGCCTGAT ccGGAACCCACAGAGGAAGACATTGAAAAGAATCCTGAGCTGAAGAAGCTTCAGATCTATGGGGCAGGCCCCAAGATGATGGGCCTGGGCCTCATGGCCAAGGATAAGACTCTGCGGAAAAAAG ATAAGGAAGGGCCCGAGTGCCCCCCCACCATAGTGGTGAAGGAGGAGTCAGGCGGGGACGTGAAGGTGGAGTCACCCTCACCCAAGACCTTCCTGGAGAGCAAGGAGGAGCTGAGTCACAGCCCAGAGCCCTGCACCAAGATGACCATGAGGCTGCGGAGGAACCACAGCAATGCCCAGTTT ATTGAGTCATATGTATGCCGAATGTGTTCCCGAGGGGATGAGGACGACAAGCTCCTGCTGTGTGATGGCTGTGATGACAACTACCACATCTTCTGCTTGCTGCCTCCTTTGCCTGAGATTCCCAAGGGTGTCTGGCGGTGCCCAAAGTGTGTCATGGCG GAGTGTAAGCGCCCCCCCGAAGCCTTTGGCTTTGAGCAGGCTACCCGGGAATACACTCTGCAGAGCTTTGGCGAGATGGCTGACTCCTTTAAAGCCGATTACTTCAACATGCCCGTACAC ATGGTGCCCACAGAACTCGTGGAGAAGGAATTCTGGCGGCTGGTGAATAGCATTGAGGAAGATGTGACTGTTGAGTATGGGGCTGACATCCATTCCAAAGAATTTGGTAGCGGTTTCCCCGTCAGTGACAGTAAGCGGCACCTAACCCCTGAGGAGGAG GAGTATGCTACTAGTGGTTGGAACCTGAATGTGATGCCGGTGCTGGAGCAGTCCGTACTGTGCCACATCAATGCAGATATCTCCGGCATGAAGGTGCCCTGGCTCTACGTGGGCATGGTCTTCTCAGCCTTTTGCTGGCATATTGAGGATCACTGGAGTTACTCCATTAACTACCTCCACTG GGGTGAGCCGAAGACCTGGTATGGGGTACCCTCACTTGCAGCAGAACATTTGGAAGAGGTGATGAAGAAGCTGACACCTGAGCTCTTTGATAGCCAGCCTGACCTTCTGCACCAACTTGTCACCCTCATGAATCCCAATACCCTCATGTCCCATGGTGTGCCG GTTGTCCGCACAAACCAGTGTGCAGGAGAATTTGTCATTACCTTCCCTCGTGCTTACCACAGTGGCTTTAACCAAGGCTACAACTTTGCTGAGGCTGTCAACTTTTGCACTGCTGACTGG CTGCCAGCTGGGCGCCAGTGCATTGAGCACTACCGCCGGCTCCGAAGATACTGTGTCTTCTCCCATGAGGAGCTCATCTGCAAGATGGCTGCCTGTCCAGAGAAGCTGGACCTGAACCTGGCAGCAGCTGTGCATAAGGAGATGTTCATCATGGTTCAGGAGGAGCGGCGTCTACGAAAGGCCCTGCTAGAGAAG GGCATCACGGAAGCTGAGCGAGAGGCTTTTGAGCTGCTCCCGGATGATGAGCGCCAGTGCATCAAGTGCAAGACCACGTGCTTTCTATCAGCCCTAGCCTGCTATGACTGCCCAGACGGCCTTGTCTGCCTTTCCCACATCAATGACCTCTGCAAGTGCTCCAGTAGCCGGCAGTACctgcg ATATCGGTACACCTTGGATGAGCTCCCTGCCATGCTCCATAAGCTGAAGGTCCGGGCTGAGTCCTTTGACACCTGGGCCAACAAAGTGCGAGTGGCCCTGGAGGTGGAGGATGGGCGGAAGCGCA GCCTTGAAGAGCTGAGGGCACTAGAGTCTGAGGCCCGTGAGCGGAGATTTCCTAACAGTGAGCTGCTGCAGCGACTAAAGAACTGCCTGAGCGAGGCAGAGGCTTGCGTGTCCCGGGCTCTGGGGCTGGTCAGCGGCCAGGAAGCTGG CCCCTACAGGGTGGCTGGTCTACAGATGACCCTGGCTGAGCTCCGAGCCTTTCTGGACCAGATGAACAACCTGCCTTGTGCCATGCACCAGATTGGGGATGTCAAG GGTATTCTGGAACAGGTGGAAGCCTACCAGGTTGAAGCCCGTGAGGCCCTGGCCTCATTGCCCTCCAGTCCGGGGCTCCTGCAGTCCCTGCTGGAGAGAGGGCGGCAGCTGGGGGTGGAGGTACctgaggcccagcagctccagcgGCAGGTGGAACAGGCGCGATGGCTGGATGAGATGAAACGCACACTGGCCCCCTCAGCCCGAAGGGGCACCCTGGCTGTCATGCGGGGACTGTTGGTCGCGGGTGCCAGTGTAGCCCCTAGCCCTGCTGTGGACAAGGCCCGAGCTGAACTGCAGGAGCTACTGACCATTGCTGAACGCTGGGAGGAGAAGGCCCATCTCTGCCTGGAGGCCAG GCAGAAGCATCCACCAGCCACGCTTGAGGCCATAATTCATGAGGCAGAAAACATCCCTGTTCACCTGCCCAACATCCAGGCTCTCAAGGAGGCTCTTGCTAAGGCCCGGGCCTGGATTGCTGATGTGGACGAGATCCAA AATGGTGATCACTACCCCTGCCTGGATGACTTGGAGGGCCTGGTGGCTGTTGGCCGGGACCTACCTGTGGGGTTGGAGGAGCTGAGACAGCTAGAGCTGCAGGTACTGACGGCGCACTCCTGGAGGGAGAAGGCCTCCAAGACCTTTCTCAAGAAGAATTCTTGCTACACTCTGCTGGAG GTGCTCTGCCCATGTGCAGACGCCGGCTCAGACAGCACCAAGCGCAGCCGGTGGATGGAGAAGGAGCTGGGGTTGTACAAATCTGACACAGAGTTGCTGGGGCTGTCTGCGCAGgacctcagggacccaggctctgtG ATCGTGGCCTTCAAGGAGGGGGaacagaaggagaaggagggaatTCTGCAGCTGCGTCGCACCAACTCCGCCAAGCCCAGTCCACTGGCATCATCGACCACAGCTTCCTCTGCAACCTCCATCTGTGTGTGTGGGCAGGTGCCAGCTGGGGTGGGAGCTCTGCAGTGTGACCTGTGTCAGGACTGGTTCCATGGGCGATGTGTGTCGGTACCCCGCCTCCTCAGTTCCCCAAGGCCCAGTCCCACCTCATCCCCACTGCTGGCCTGGTGGGAGTGGGACACCAAATTCTTGTGTCCGCTGTGCATGCGCTCACGGCGCCCACGCCTGGAGACCATCCTGGCACTGCTGGTAGCGCTGCAGAGACTGCCTGTGCGGCTGCCTGAGGGTGAGGCCCTGCAGTGCCTCACAGAGAGGGCCATCAGCTGGCAAGGCCGTGCcaggcaggctctggcctctgaggATGTGACTGCTGTGTTGGGACGGCTGGCCGAGCTTCGCCAGCGGCTGCAGGCTGAACCCAGGCCCGAGGAGCCCCCTACCTACCCTTCAGCCCCTGCCTCTGACCCTGTCAGAGAAGGCAGTGGCAAGGATATGCCTAAG gggTTGCTGGAGAATGGAGACAGCATGACCAGTCCCGAGAAGGTAGCCCCGGGGGAGGGCTCAG ACCTGGAGCTGCTGTCCTCGCTGTTGCCACAGTTGACTGGCCCTGTGTTGGAGCTGCCTGAGGCAACCCGGGCCCCCCTGGAGGAGCTCATGTTGGAGGGGGATCTGCTTGAGGTGACCCTGGATGAGAACCACAGCATCTGGCAGCTGCTGCAGGCTGGGCAGCCTCCAAACCTGGAGCGGATCCGCACACTTCTGGAG CTGGAGAAGGCAGAGCGCCATGGGAGCCGAGCACGGGGCCGGGCGCTggagaggcggcggcggcggaagGTGGATCGGGGTGGGGAGGGCGATGACCCAGCCCGAGAGGAGCTAGAGCCAAAGAGGGTACGGAGCTCAGGGCCAGAGGCCGAGGaggcccaggaggaggaggagctggaggaggagacTGGGGGTGAgggcccacccctccccaccactgACAGCCCCGGCACCCAGGAGAACCAGAATGGCTTGGAGCCGGCGCTAGGGGCCAGTTCAGGCTCCTCGGCCCCTTTCTCCACTTTGACTCCCCGGCTGCACGTGCCCTGCCCGCAGCAGCCGCCTCAGCAACAATTGTGA
- the KDM5C gene encoding lysine-specific demethylase 5C isoform X7, with product MEPGSDDFLPPPECPVFEPSWAEFRDPLGYIAKIRPIAEKSGICKIRPPADWQPPFAVEVDNFRFTPRIQRLNELEAQTRVKLNYLDQIAKFWEIQGSSLKIPNVERRILDLYSLSKIVVEEGGYEAICKDRRWARVAQRLNYPPGKNIGSLLRSHYERIVYPYEMYQSGANLVQCNTRPFDNEEKDKEYKPHSIPLRQSVQPSKFNSYGRRAKRLQPDPEPTEEDIEKNPELKKLQIYGAGPKMMGLGLMAKDKTLRKKDKEGPECPPTIVVKEESGGDVKVESPSPKTFLESKEELSHSPEPCTKMTMRLRRNHSNAQFIESYVCRMCSRGDEDDKLLLCDGCDDNYHIFCLLPPLPEIPKGVWRCPKCVMAECKRPPEAFGFEQATREYTLQSFGEMADSFKADYFNMPVHMVPTELVEKEFWRLVNSIEEDVTVEYGADIHSKEFGSGFPVSDSKRHLTPEEEEYATSGWNLNVMPVLEQSVLCHINADISGMKVPWLYVGMVFSAFCWHIEDHWSYSINYLHWGEPKTWYGVPSLAAEHLEEVMKKLTPELFDSQPDLLHQLVTLMNPNTLMSHGVPVVRTNQCAGEFVITFPRAYHSGFNQGYNFAEAVNFCTADWLPAGRQCIEHYRRLRRYCVFSHEELICKMAACPEKLDLNLAAAVHKEMFIMVQEERRLRKALLEKGITEAEREAFELLPDDERQCIKCKTTCFLSALACYDCPDGLVCLSHINDLCKCSSSRQYLRYRYTLDELPAMLHKLKVRAESFDTWANKVRVALEVEDGRKRSLEELRALESEARERRFPNSELLQRLKNCLSEAEACVSRALGLVSGQEAGPYRVAGLQMTLAELRAFLDQMNNLPCAMHQIGDVKGILEQVEAYQVEAREALASLPSSPGLLQSLLERGRQLGVEVPEAQQLQRQVEQARWLDEMKRTLAPSARRGTLAVMRGLLVAGASVAPSPAVDKARAELQELLTIAERWEEKAHLCLEARQKHPPATLEAIIHEAENIPVHLPNIQALKEALAKARAWIADVDEIQNGDHYPCLDDLEGLVAVGRDLPVGLEELRQLELQVLTAHSWREKASKTFLKKNSCYTLLEVLCPCADAGSDSTKRSRWMEKELGLYKSDTELLGLSAQDLRDPGSVIVAFKEGEQKEKEGILQLRRTNSAKPSPLASSTTASSATSICVCGQVPAGVGALQCDLCQDWFHGRCVSVPRLLSSPRPSPTSSPLLAWWEWDTKFLCPLCMRSRRPRLETILALLVALQRLPVRLPEGEALQCLTERAISWQGRARQALASEDVTAVLGRLAELRQRLQAEPRPEEPPTYPSAPASDPVREGSGKDMPKVQGLLENGDSMTSPEKVAPGEGSDLELLSSLLPQLTGPVLELPEATRAPLEELMLEGDLLEVTLDENHSIWQLLQAGQPPNLERIRTLLELEKAERHGSRARGRALERRRRRKVDRGGEGDDPAREELEPKRVRSSGPEAEEAQEEEELEEETGGEGPPLPTTDSPGTQENQNGLEPALGASSGSSAPFSTLTPRLHVPCPQQPPQQQL from the exons GACTGGCAGCCACCCTTTGCTGTAGAAGTGGACAACTTCAGGTTTACTCCCCGAATCCAGAGGCTGAATGAACTAGAG GCCCAGACGAGAGTGAAACTGAACTACTTGGATCAGATTGCCAAATTCTGGGAAATCCAGGGCTCCTCCTTAAAGATTCCCAATGTAGAACGGCGGATCTTGGACCTCTACAGCCTCAGCAAA ATCGTGGTGGAGGAAGGTGGCTATGAAGCCATCTGCAAGGACCGTCGATGGGCTCGGGTGGCCCAACGCCTCAACTACCCACCAGGCAAAAACATTGGCTCCCTGCTACGCTCCCACTATGAACGCATCGTTTACCCCTATGAGATGTACCAGTCTGGAGCCAACCTGGTG cAGTGCAACACACGTCCATTTGATAATGAGGAGAAGGACAAGGAATACAAACCCCACAGTATCCCCCTTCGACAGTCTGTGCAGCCCTCCAAGTTCAACAGCTATGGCCGGCGAGCCAAGAGACTACAGCCTGAT ccGGAACCCACAGAGGAAGACATTGAAAAGAATCCTGAGCTGAAGAAGCTTCAGATCTATGGGGCAGGCCCCAAGATGATGGGCCTGGGCCTCATGGCCAAGGATAAGACTCTGCGGAAAAAAG ATAAGGAAGGGCCCGAGTGCCCCCCCACCATAGTGGTGAAGGAGGAGTCAGGCGGGGACGTGAAGGTGGAGTCACCCTCACCCAAGACCTTCCTGGAGAGCAAGGAGGAGCTGAGTCACAGCCCAGAGCCCTGCACCAAGATGACCATGAGGCTGCGGAGGAACCACAGCAATGCCCAGTTT ATTGAGTCATATGTATGCCGAATGTGTTCCCGAGGGGATGAGGACGACAAGCTCCTGCTGTGTGATGGCTGTGATGACAACTACCACATCTTCTGCTTGCTGCCTCCTTTGCCTGAGATTCCCAAGGGTGTCTGGCGGTGCCCAAAGTGTGTCATGGCG GAGTGTAAGCGCCCCCCCGAAGCCTTTGGCTTTGAGCAGGCTACCCGGGAATACACTCTGCAGAGCTTTGGCGAGATGGCTGACTCCTTTAAAGCCGATTACTTCAACATGCCCGTACAC ATGGTGCCCACAGAACTCGTGGAGAAGGAATTCTGGCGGCTGGTGAATAGCATTGAGGAAGATGTGACTGTTGAGTATGGGGCTGACATCCATTCCAAAGAATTTGGTAGCGGTTTCCCCGTCAGTGACAGTAAGCGGCACCTAACCCCTGAGGAGGAG GAGTATGCTACTAGTGGTTGGAACCTGAATGTGATGCCGGTGCTGGAGCAGTCCGTACTGTGCCACATCAATGCAGATATCTCCGGCATGAAGGTGCCCTGGCTCTACGTGGGCATGGTCTTCTCAGCCTTTTGCTGGCATATTGAGGATCACTGGAGTTACTCCATTAACTACCTCCACTG GGGTGAGCCGAAGACCTGGTATGGGGTACCCTCACTTGCAGCAGAACATTTGGAAGAGGTGATGAAGAAGCTGACACCTGAGCTCTTTGATAGCCAGCCTGACCTTCTGCACCAACTTGTCACCCTCATGAATCCCAATACCCTCATGTCCCATGGTGTGCCG GTTGTCCGCACAAACCAGTGTGCAGGAGAATTTGTCATTACCTTCCCTCGTGCTTACCACAGTGGCTTTAACCAAGGCTACAACTTTGCTGAGGCTGTCAACTTTTGCACTGCTGACTGG CTGCCAGCTGGGCGCCAGTGCATTGAGCACTACCGCCGGCTCCGAAGATACTGTGTCTTCTCCCATGAGGAGCTCATCTGCAAGATGGCTGCCTGTCCAGAGAAGCTGGACCTGAACCTGGCAGCAGCTGTGCATAAGGAGATGTTCATCATGGTTCAGGAGGAGCGGCGTCTACGAAAGGCCCTGCTAGAGAAG GGCATCACGGAAGCTGAGCGAGAGGCTTTTGAGCTGCTCCCGGATGATGAGCGCCAGTGCATCAAGTGCAAGACCACGTGCTTTCTATCAGCCCTAGCCTGCTATGACTGCCCAGACGGCCTTGTCTGCCTTTCCCACATCAATGACCTCTGCAAGTGCTCCAGTAGCCGGCAGTACctgcg ATATCGGTACACCTTGGATGAGCTCCCTGCCATGCTCCATAAGCTGAAGGTCCGGGCTGAGTCCTTTGACACCTGGGCCAACAAAGTGCGAGTGGCCCTGGAGGTGGAGGATGGGCGGAAGCGCA GCCTTGAAGAGCTGAGGGCACTAGAGTCTGAGGCCCGTGAGCGGAGATTTCCTAACAGTGAGCTGCTGCAGCGACTAAAGAACTGCCTGAGCGAGGCAGAGGCTTGCGTGTCCCGGGCTCTGGGGCTGGTCAGCGGCCAGGAAGCTGG CCCCTACAGGGTGGCTGGTCTACAGATGACCCTGGCTGAGCTCCGAGCCTTTCTGGACCAGATGAACAACCTGCCTTGTGCCATGCACCAGATTGGGGATGTCAAG GGTATTCTGGAACAGGTGGAAGCCTACCAGGTTGAAGCCCGTGAGGCCCTGGCCTCATTGCCCTCCAGTCCGGGGCTCCTGCAGTCCCTGCTGGAGAGAGGGCGGCAGCTGGGGGTGGAGGTACctgaggcccagcagctccagcgGCAGGTGGAACAGGCGCGATGGCTGGATGAGATGAAACGCACACTGGCCCCCTCAGCCCGAAGGGGCACCCTGGCTGTCATGCGGGGACTGTTGGTCGCGGGTGCCAGTGTAGCCCCTAGCCCTGCTGTGGACAAGGCCCGAGCTGAACTGCAGGAGCTACTGACCATTGCTGAACGCTGGGAGGAGAAGGCCCATCTCTGCCTGGAGGCCAG GCAGAAGCATCCACCAGCCACGCTTGAGGCCATAATTCATGAGGCAGAAAACATCCCTGTTCACCTGCCCAACATCCAGGCTCTCAAGGAGGCTCTTGCTAAGGCCCGGGCCTGGATTGCTGATGTGGACGAGATCCAA AATGGTGATCACTACCCCTGCCTGGATGACTTGGAGGGCCTGGTGGCTGTTGGCCGGGACCTACCTGTGGGGTTGGAGGAGCTGAGACAGCTAGAGCTGCAGGTACTGACGGCGCACTCCTGGAGGGAGAAGGCCTCCAAGACCTTTCTCAAGAAGAATTCTTGCTACACTCTGCTGGAG GTGCTCTGCCCATGTGCAGACGCCGGCTCAGACAGCACCAAGCGCAGCCGGTGGATGGAGAAGGAGCTGGGGTTGTACAAATCTGACACAGAGTTGCTGGGGCTGTCTGCGCAGgacctcagggacccaggctctgtG ATCGTGGCCTTCAAGGAGGGGGaacagaaggagaaggagggaatTCTGCAGCTGCGTCGCACCAACTCCGCCAAGCCCAGTCCACTGGCATCATCGACCACAGCTTCCTCTGCAACCTCCATCTGTGTGTGTGGGCAGGTGCCAGCTGGGGTGGGAGCTCTGCAGTGTGACCTGTGTCAGGACTGGTTCCATGGGCGATGTGTGTCGGTACCCCGCCTCCTCAGTTCCCCAAGGCCCAGTCCCACCTCATCCCCACTGCTGGCCTGGTGGGAGTGGGACACCAAATTCTTGTGTCCGCTGTGCATGCGCTCACGGCGCCCACGCCTGGAGACCATCCTGGCACTGCTGGTAGCGCTGCAGAGACTGCCTGTGCGGCTGCCTGAGGGTGAGGCCCTGCAGTGCCTCACAGAGAGGGCCATCAGCTGGCAAGGCCGTGCcaggcaggctctggcctctgaggATGTGACTGCTGTGTTGGGACGGCTGGCCGAGCTTCGCCAGCGGCTGCAGGCTGAACCCAGGCCCGAGGAGCCCCCTACCTACCCTTCAGCCCCTGCCTCTGACCCTGTCAGAGAAGGCAGTGGCAAGGATATGCCTAAG gtgcaggggTTGCTGGAGAATGGAGACAGCATGACCAGTCCCGAGAAGGTAGCCCCGGGGGAGGGCTCAG ACCTGGAGCTGCTGTCCTCGCTGTTGCCACAGTTGACTGGCCCTGTGTTGGAGCTGCCTGAGGCAACCCGGGCCCCCCTGGAGGAGCTCATGTTGGAGGGGGATCTGCTTGAGGTGACCCTGGATGAGAACCACAGCATCTGGCAGCTGCTGCAGGCTGGGCAGCCTCCAAACCTGGAGCGGATCCGCACACTTCTGGAG CTGGAGAAGGCAGAGCGCCATGGGAGCCGAGCACGGGGCCGGGCGCTggagaggcggcggcggcggaagGTGGATCGGGGTGGGGAGGGCGATGACCCAGCCCGAGAGGAGCTAGAGCCAAAGAGGGTACGGAGCTCAGGGCCAGAGGCCGAGGaggcccaggaggaggaggagctggaggaggagacTGGGGGTGAgggcccacccctccccaccactgACAGCCCCGGCACCCAGGAGAACCAGAATGGCTTGGAGCCGGCGCTAGGGGCCAGTTCAGGCTCCTCGGCCCCTTTCTCCACTTTGACTCCCCGGCTGCACGTGCCCTGCCCGCAGCAGCCGCCTCAGCAACAATTGTGA